The stretch of DNA GTTTCCCTAGCGCTTCACATTCGAGGGACGATCTTGGGCTACGGTATAGCAAACTCTAGAGGTGAAAAAGGGTTAAAAGCTTCAGTTCAAACAGTGCTTGATGGAGAAACATCAATACCAACCAATGTCGTATCCGTTCTGTCTATGTTGTGGGAGCAATATAAAGAATTGAAAGCAAAACTCATTGCATTCGAAAAAGAGAAAAACGCTTTAACCCGTCAGATAGAACCTTGCCAACGATTAATGGAAATTGAAGGTGTTGGTGAAACAACTGCTGCAATGCTCTATACAACTCTTGGTGATGGAAAGCAGTTCAAGAATGGAAGACAAGCTTCAGCGTTTGTTGGTCTTACACCCAAACAACACAGTTCAGGAGGCAAGGTCTTTATGATTGGGATCGATAAGTGCGGTGGAGTGAAGGAGCTACGCTCCCTTCTCTATCTTGGTGCAATGTCTTACGTTGGACGACTCCCCGAAAAACCGAAGACTCAAAAGGATGCTTGGTTGAGGAGTATCATAGATCGTATCGGCTTCAAGAAGACCTGCATTGCACTGGCTAACAAAGTGGTACGGACTGCGTGGGCAATGCTTCGGTATGAGACTGAATACAAACCAGTTTTACTCACCGATTAATCACTAATAAATTGTGATATTTTACAAAATGATGAAGCATAAAAGGTAAGACCAACCTACTGAAAACCTGACCTTTCCGTCATGCTTTCCAAGCTGCTAACTCGATGAGGACAGTAGGTGCGCAAAACATCAAAGGCTAGAGGGTAGCTCCTTCAATAAGAAGCCGAATATACGACCGCATCTTAACTTTCATTGCAAAAATCACTTTGTAAATACGTGGATTCCATATATGTAAAGGGGCATTTCTGAAGTAGAACGTACCACGGGTAAAAATTCAGCTTGTGAAGGTTTTGGACAAAACCTTGTTAAGGACTTTTATAAACTAGAAGCTCATAAATTAGATCAGAGATGGAAAGTCGCATAGTCATGTGTCCAGTATTGCTGGTCTTTTAGTTATAATTTGGGTCTAAACCTTAACGCTTGCCCTCGCGAGCCTGTGATATCTTCAAGTTCTTCAACAATTTGAATAACCTGCTCATACCCATATTCAGGGTCAGGGAGAACAATGATTCTATTAAATGACTCTTCATCTTTTACGTGTGTGTTGTAGCCACGTTTTCTTAAATCTTTTGTTACTGCTTCTGCGTTATTTATATCTCGCAATGCC from Vibrio splendidus encodes:
- a CDS encoding IS110 family transposase, with the protein product MLSNNIIAIDLAKNVLQVCHISVHGEMLSNKPLSRQKTKEFLAKAKSSIVAMEGCCGCHYWGQLAEQFGHEVRIINPKKVKGYLEGHKTDHNDALAIANAAIQIGIKYSRPKSLEQQSMHSLETSRRFLSRSVVSLALHIRGTILGYGIANSRGEKGLKASVQTVLDGETSIPTNVVSVLSMLWEQYKELKAKLIAFEKEKNALTRQIEPCQRLMEIEGVGETTAAMLYTTLGDGKQFKNGRQASAFVGLTPKQHSSGGKVFMIGIDKCGGVKELRSLLYLGAMSYVGRLPEKPKTQKDAWLRSIIDRIGFKKTCIALANKVVRTAWAMLRYETEYKPVLLTD